One region of Malania oleifera isolate guangnan ecotype guangnan chromosome 6, ASM2987363v1, whole genome shotgun sequence genomic DNA includes:
- the LOC131158066 gene encoding probable mitochondrial adenine nucleotide transporter BTL1, whose product MVQKTPPQKKSYCVMGDVYGVIMLPKEVEINRVNNTFDLRFHVPDFTQSIKGFFRTREVGEFVSGALAGAMTKAVLAPLETIRTRMVVGVGSKNITGSFLEVIEQQGWQGLWAGNTVNVLRIIPTQAIELGTFECVKRTMTSAQEKWSKAECPKVQIGPICFNFSLSWISPVAVAGAAAGVVSTLACHPLEVLKDRLTVNPEAYPSIGISLRKIYKDGGVRALYAGISPTLIGMLPYSTCFYFMYETMKKSYCLAKKKESLNRAEMLLVGALAGFTASTISFPLEVARKRLMVGALQGKCPPHMAAALSEVIREEGLLGLYRGWGASCLKVMPSSGITWMFYEAWKDILLVERRKQQ is encoded by the exons ATGGTccaaaaaactcctccccag AAGAAGAGTTACTGCGTAATGGGAGACGTGTATGGGGTGATCATGCTGCCCAAGGAGGTTGAAATCAATAGAGTGAATAACACTTTTGATCTCCGATTCCATGTTCCTGACTTTACACAGTCCATCAAA GGTTTCTTCAGAACTAGAGAGGTGGGGGAGTTCGTTAGTGGAGCTTTGGCAGGGGCGATGACCAAAGCTGTACTTGCTCCTCTAGAGACCATCAG GACACGAATGGTTGTGGGTGTTGGGTCCAAAAACATTACTGGTAGCTTTTTGGAAGTCATTGAGCAGCAAGGATGGCAAGGGCTGTGGGCTGGCAACACAGTCAACGTGCTTCGTATAATCCCTACGCAGGCAATTGAACTTGGAACTTTTGAGTGTGTCAAGAGAACAATGACATCAGCGCAAGAGAAATGGAGCAAGGCTGAGTGCCCTAAGGTGCAAATAGGTCCTATCTGCTTTAACTTCTCTCTCTCATGGATCTCTCCGGTTGCTGTGGCCGGTGCTGCTGCTGGAGTTGTTAGCACACTCGCATGCCATCCTCTAGAAGTATTAAAG GATCGGCTAACTGTAAATCCTGAGGCTTACCCCAGCATAGGCATTTCACTTAGAAAGATTTACAAGGATGGTGGGGTCCGTGCCCTTTATGCTGGTATTTCGCCAACACTTATTGGCATGCTTCCGTACAGCACATGCTTCTATTTTATGTATGAGACAATGAAGAAATCTTACTGTCTTGCAAAGAAAAAAGAATCCTTAAACCGAGCAGAGATGCTCCTGGTTGGAGCTCTGGCAG GTTTTACAGCCAGCACAATCAGCTTTCCCTTGGAGGTTGCCAGGAAACGGTTGATGGTTGGAGCTCTACAAGGCAAGTGTCCTCCACACATGGCAGCGGCACTTTCAGAAGTTATTCGGGAGGAGGGTTTGTTGGGGCTCTACAGAGGGTGGGGTGCAAGCTGCTTAAAAGTCATGCCATCCTCGGGCATCACCTGGATGTTTTACGAAGCTTGGAAAGATATATTGCTTGTCGAGAGACGAAAGCAGCAATAG